From a single Ailuropoda melanoleuca isolate Jingjing chromosome 12, ASM200744v2, whole genome shotgun sequence genomic region:
- the POP4 gene encoding ribonuclease P protein subunit p29 isoform X2, which translates to MKSVVYQAFSQKEAKEFDVELPGAQQAEAFVRAFLKRSTPRMSQQAREHQLQRKAVVLEYSTRRKQKEKKKKSKGLSARQRRELRLFDIKPEQQRYSLFLPLHELWKQYIRDLCGGLKPDTQPQMIQAKLLKADLHGALVSVTKSKCPSYVGVTGILLQETKHVFKVLTKEDRLKVIPKLNCVFTVEIDGFISYIYGSKFQLRSSERSAKKFKAKGTVDL; encoded by the exons ATGAAGA GTGTGGTCTACCAAGCCTTTTCTCAGAAAGAGGCCAAGGAGTTCGATGTTGAG CTTCCGGGAGCCCAGCAGGCTGAGGCCTTCGTGAGGGCCTTCCTGAAGCGCAGCACGCCCCGCATGAGCCAGCAAGCCCGCGAGCACCAGCTGCAGCGCAAGGCTGTGGTCCTGGAGTACTCCACTCGCCGgaagcaaaaagagaagaaaaaaaaatccaaaggccTCTCTgccaggcagaggagggagctgcGCCTCTTTGACATTAAGCCGGAGCAGCAGAG ATacagtctttttctccctctgcatgaACTCTGGAAACAGTACATCCGCGACCTGTGCGGGGGTCTCAAGCCAGACAC GCAGCCACAGATGATTCAGGCCAAGCTGTTAAAGGCAGATCTGCACGGGGCTCTTGTTTCAG TCACGAAATCCAAATGCCCCTCCTATGTGGGTGTTACAGGAATCCTTCTACAGGAAACAAAGCACGTCTTCAAAGTCCTCACAAAAGAAGACCGCCTGAAAG ttatcCCCAAGCTAAACTGTGTGTTCACAGTGGAAATTGATGGCTTCATTTCCTACATTTATGGAAGCAAATTCCAGCTTCGGTCAAGTGAGCGATCCGCCAAGAAGTTCAAGGCCAAGGGAACCGTTGACCTGTGA
- the POP4 gene encoding ribonuclease P protein subunit p29 isoform X3, with protein sequence MSELETGVVYQAFSQKEAKEFDVELPGAQQAEAFVRAFLKRSTPRMSQQAREHQLQRKAVVLEYSTRRKQKEKKKKSKGLSARQRRELRLFDIKPEQQRQPQMIQAKLLKADLHGALVSVTKSKCPSYVGVTGILLQETKHVFKVLTKEDRLKVIPKLNCVFTVEIDGFISYIYGSKFQLRSSERSAKKFKAKGTVDL encoded by the exons ATGTCGGAGCTGGAGACAG GTGTGGTCTACCAAGCCTTTTCTCAGAAAGAGGCCAAGGAGTTCGATGTTGAG CTTCCGGGAGCCCAGCAGGCTGAGGCCTTCGTGAGGGCCTTCCTGAAGCGCAGCACGCCCCGCATGAGCCAGCAAGCCCGCGAGCACCAGCTGCAGCGCAAGGCTGTGGTCCTGGAGTACTCCACTCGCCGgaagcaaaaagagaagaaaaaaaaatccaaaggccTCTCTgccaggcagaggagggagctgcGCCTCTTTGACATTAAGCCGGAGCAGCAGAG GCAGCCACAGATGATTCAGGCCAAGCTGTTAAAGGCAGATCTGCACGGGGCTCTTGTTTCAG TCACGAAATCCAAATGCCCCTCCTATGTGGGTGTTACAGGAATCCTTCTACAGGAAACAAAGCACGTCTTCAAAGTCCTCACAAAAGAAGACCGCCTGAAAG ttatcCCCAAGCTAAACTGTGTGTTCACAGTGGAAATTGATGGCTTCATTTCCTACATTTATGGAAGCAAATTCCAGCTTCGGTCAAGTGAGCGATCCGCCAAGAAGTTCAAGGCCAAGGGAACCGTTGACCTGTGA
- the POP4 gene encoding ribonuclease P protein subunit p29 isoform X1 — MSELETGVVYQAFSQKEAKEFDVELPGAQQAEAFVRAFLKRSTPRMSQQAREHQLQRKAVVLEYSTRRKQKEKKKKSKGLSARQRRELRLFDIKPEQQRYSLFLPLHELWKQYIRDLCGGLKPDTQPQMIQAKLLKADLHGALVSVTKSKCPSYVGVTGILLQETKHVFKVLTKEDRLKVIPKLNCVFTVEIDGFISYIYGSKFQLRSSERSAKKFKAKGTVDL, encoded by the exons ATGTCGGAGCTGGAGACAG GTGTGGTCTACCAAGCCTTTTCTCAGAAAGAGGCCAAGGAGTTCGATGTTGAG CTTCCGGGAGCCCAGCAGGCTGAGGCCTTCGTGAGGGCCTTCCTGAAGCGCAGCACGCCCCGCATGAGCCAGCAAGCCCGCGAGCACCAGCTGCAGCGCAAGGCTGTGGTCCTGGAGTACTCCACTCGCCGgaagcaaaaagagaagaaaaaaaaatccaaaggccTCTCTgccaggcagaggagggagctgcGCCTCTTTGACATTAAGCCGGAGCAGCAGAG ATacagtctttttctccctctgcatgaACTCTGGAAACAGTACATCCGCGACCTGTGCGGGGGTCTCAAGCCAGACAC GCAGCCACAGATGATTCAGGCCAAGCTGTTAAAGGCAGATCTGCACGGGGCTCTTGTTTCAG TCACGAAATCCAAATGCCCCTCCTATGTGGGTGTTACAGGAATCCTTCTACAGGAAACAAAGCACGTCTTCAAAGTCCTCACAAAAGAAGACCGCCTGAAAG ttatcCCCAAGCTAAACTGTGTGTTCACAGTGGAAATTGATGGCTTCATTTCCTACATTTATGGAAGCAAATTCCAGCTTCGGTCAAGTGAGCGATCCGCCAAGAAGTTCAAGGCCAAGGGAACCGTTGACCTGTGA